The Propionibacterium freudenreichii subsp. freudenreichii genome contains a region encoding:
- the pdxY gene encoding pyridoxal kinase: protein MTRILSVQSEVSYGFVGNSAVVFALRRIGVDVWPVNTVQFSNHTGYPSWRGPRLTPIDEAEIVRGLDELGILGQLDGVLTGYLSGPSMGRQIMAAVQLVKRRRPTALYCCDPVLGDDETGFYAAPGTLELFREQALPLAQVITPNRFELAALTNLPTSSLEEILIAADTLLDAGPSTVVVTSVPSLRPSQGAGHDDRIAMVAVQRDGAWQVSTPRLPGCIQISRRRSRCRRPGR, encoded by the coding sequence ATGACTCGAATCCTGTCGGTCCAGTCCGAAGTCTCCTACGGCTTCGTCGGGAACTCGGCCGTCGTCTTCGCACTACGACGGATCGGCGTCGATGTGTGGCCGGTCAACACCGTGCAGTTCAGCAACCACACCGGATATCCCAGCTGGCGTGGGCCGCGGCTGACACCGATCGATGAAGCCGAGATCGTTCGCGGCCTCGACGAGTTGGGGATCCTGGGGCAACTCGATGGCGTCCTCACCGGGTACCTGTCGGGTCCATCGATGGGCCGGCAGATCATGGCGGCCGTGCAGTTGGTGAAGCGACGGCGACCAACCGCACTCTATTGCTGTGATCCGGTGCTGGGGGACGACGAGACCGGCTTCTATGCGGCGCCCGGGACACTTGAGCTGTTCCGCGAACAGGCGCTGCCGCTGGCACAGGTCATCACGCCGAACCGCTTCGAGCTGGCCGCATTGACCAACCTGCCGACGAGCAGCCTCGAGGAGATCCTGATCGCCGCCGACACCCTGCTCGACGCGGGGCCCTCCACTGTCGTGGTGACCTCGGTGCCCTCATTGCGCCCATCGCAGGGCGCCGGCCACGACGACCGGATCGCGATGGTGGCCGTGCAGCGCGACGGCGCCTGGCAGGTCTCCACGCCCCGCCTGCCGGGATGCATCCAGATCAGTCGTAGAAGGTCTCGATGTCGGCGCCCAGGGCGTTGA
- a CDS encoding PGPGW domain-containing protein: protein MSLTSTDRSLRCAHLTRLRQRASVMATHGISPALPRRDIPRRERFAWRARIRANPPALLAYRVVVAIIGFAFIIAAGLTGWLPGPGGIPLFLAGMAILASEFRWAHSLTIRAMGVLRAFGRQSRRRKTLLVCGFLAAVLLLGYVALIIVGSPGWLPGWLHAALAMLPGVRG from the coding sequence GTGAGTCTCACGTCGACCGACCGCTCGCTGCGTTGTGCCCACTTGACGCGGCTGAGGCAGCGCGCATCCGTGATGGCGACCCATGGCATCTCACCGGCCCTGCCGCGTCGCGACATTCCGCGCCGGGAGCGCTTCGCCTGGCGCGCACGCATCAGGGCCAACCCGCCGGCATTGTTGGCCTACCGCGTCGTGGTGGCGATCATCGGATTTGCCTTCATCATCGCTGCTGGCCTCACCGGATGGCTACCCGGGCCCGGTGGGATTCCCCTGTTCCTGGCCGGGATGGCGATTCTGGCCAGTGAGTTCCGGTGGGCGCATTCGCTCACCATCCGGGCGATGGGCGTGCTGCGGGCCTTCGGACGCCAATCGCGGCGTCGCAAGACCCTCCTGGTCTGCGGATTCCTGGCGGCAGTGTTGCTGCTCGGCTATGTGGCACTGATCATCGTGGGCTCGCCCGGATGGCTTCCGGGCTGGTTGCACGCGGCGTTGGCCATGCTGCCCGGCGTGCGGGGTTGA
- a CDS encoding RNA polymerase-binding protein RbpA → MADRALRGMGLGAKSFEDEEGVEFATRKVLGFTCPKGHHFEVTFSTEADLPTEWECPRCGAVATRSDGTKAEDKQVKPPRTHWDMLLERRSVSELEDLLAERLEVVRKSPHY, encoded by the coding sequence ATGGCGGATCGAGCGTTACGCGGCATGGGTCTCGGGGCCAAGAGCTTCGAGGACGAGGAGGGTGTGGAGTTCGCCACCCGCAAGGTACTGGGCTTCACATGCCCCAAGGGACATCATTTCGAGGTCACCTTCTCGACGGAGGCGGACCTACCCACCGAATGGGAATGCCCGCGGTGCGGTGCCGTTGCCACCCGTAGCGACGGCACGAAGGCAGAGGACAAGCAGGTCAAGCCGCCCCGCACGCACTGGGACATGCTCCTGGAGCGTCGTTCGGTGTCGGAGCTGGAGGACCTGCTCGCCGAGAGGCTTGAGGTCGTCCGAAAGTCCCCGCATTACTGA
- the lpdA gene encoding dihydrolipoyl dehydrogenase — protein sequence MSAHYDVVVLGAGPGGYVAAIRAAQLGLKTAIIEKKWWGGVCLNVGCIPTKALLRNAELAHLVQKEADTFGISGQVSFDYGKAFTRSRQVSERMVKGVHYLMKKNKITEYNGWATFSDARTLQLAGNDGTTDTITFDNVILDTGATVKMLPGTSKSANVLSYEELIMSDSLPESIIIGGSGAIGTEFAYVLNSYGVDVTIVEFLDRMVPNEDADISKELTRQYKKLGIKVLTSTAVQSVVDTGSGVDVTIAPAAGGEAQVLHADKMLQAMGFAPRTEGYGLENTGVALTDRGAVAIDDFCRTNVPGVYAIGDVTAKMMLAHTAEAQGVVAAETIAGAETMAVDYRMIPRATYCQPQIASFGLTEQQARDEGYDVKVAKFPFSANGKAVGMGAPDGFVKIVADGRYNEILGAHMIGEGVTELLPELTLAQKFDLTTEEISRNIHSHPTLGEAVKEAAEGIEGHMTNL from the coding sequence ATGAGCGCTCATTACGATGTCGTTGTACTCGGTGCAGGGCCCGGCGGCTACGTCGCCGCAATCCGGGCCGCCCAGCTTGGGCTGAAGACCGCAATCATTGAGAAGAAGTGGTGGGGTGGCGTCTGTCTGAACGTCGGCTGTATCCCCACCAAGGCACTGCTGCGCAACGCTGAGCTGGCGCACCTGGTGCAGAAGGAGGCCGACACCTTCGGCATCAGCGGACAGGTCAGCTTCGACTACGGCAAGGCCTTCACCCGCAGCCGCCAGGTCAGTGAGCGAATGGTCAAGGGCGTCCATTACCTCATGAAGAAGAACAAGATCACCGAGTACAACGGGTGGGCCACGTTCAGCGACGCACGCACCCTGCAGCTTGCGGGCAACGACGGGACCACCGACACCATCACCTTCGACAACGTGATCCTCGACACCGGTGCCACCGTGAAGATGCTGCCGGGCACCTCGAAGTCGGCCAATGTGCTCAGCTACGAGGAGCTGATCATGTCCGATTCGCTTCCCGAGTCCATCATCATCGGCGGTTCGGGCGCTATCGGCACCGAGTTCGCCTATGTGCTCAACAGCTACGGCGTCGATGTCACCATCGTCGAGTTCCTCGACCGCATGGTGCCCAACGAGGACGCCGACATCTCCAAGGAGCTGACCCGCCAGTACAAGAAGCTCGGCATCAAGGTGCTCACCAGCACGGCCGTGCAGTCGGTGGTCGACACCGGCAGTGGCGTGGACGTCACGATTGCCCCGGCCGCAGGCGGGGAGGCACAGGTGCTGCATGCCGACAAGATGCTGCAGGCGATGGGCTTCGCACCGCGTACCGAGGGCTATGGGCTCGAGAACACCGGCGTGGCGCTGACCGACCGTGGCGCTGTCGCCATCGACGACTTCTGCCGCACCAATGTGCCCGGCGTGTACGCCATCGGAGACGTCACCGCCAAGATGATGCTGGCCCATACGGCCGAGGCACAGGGCGTGGTCGCGGCCGAGACGATCGCCGGCGCCGAGACGATGGCCGTGGACTACCGCATGATTCCGCGCGCCACCTACTGCCAGCCCCAGATCGCCAGCTTCGGACTCACCGAACAGCAGGCCAGGGACGAGGGCTACGACGTCAAGGTCGCCAAGTTCCCGTTCTCCGCCAACGGCAAGGCGGTCGGCATGGGCGCCCCCGATGGGTTCGTGAAGATCGTGGCCGACGGCCGCTACAACGAGATCCTGGGCGCGCACATGATCGGCGAGGGCGTCACCGAGCTGCTGCCCGAGCTGACCCTGGCGCAGAAGTTCGATCTGACCACCGAGGAGATCTCCCGCAACATCCACTCGCACCCGACGCTGGGTGAGGCCGTCAAGGAGGCCGCCGAGGGCATTGAGGGGCATATGACGAATCTGTGA
- a CDS encoding ABC transporter substrate-binding protein — translation MRRAVSAVLAAVVGLGMVACGPNKVNSAVGDTIKIGVNYELSGTVASYGSSNVKGIEMAIDEINAAGGVRGKQLKEVKYDSKSEPAEATTLATKLTSQDKVVTIIGPATSGSFKATIPVANKHEVPVVSGSATANDATVLHGKVQPYAFRTCFSDNYQGTGMADYAVKRMKATRAVIIKDNSSDYSKGLAESFRQKMTEEGGTITNEVTYNTGDQDFNAILTSIKNQKFDVIYLPGYYAEAGLIIKQARAQGIDTPILGGDGWDSPKLEDLAGDSALNNVFFSNHYSSLDPSAQVQDFIKAYKARYGAEPDAFNALGYDTAKFVADSINRASSIDGPSIAQAMATTTNFSGVTGTFSMDANHNPVKSIVVVGLTNGKQASSESYKAS, via the coding sequence ATGAGACGTGCGGTCAGTGCGGTGTTGGCCGCCGTGGTGGGCCTGGGCATGGTGGCCTGCGGACCCAACAAGGTGAATTCGGCGGTCGGCGACACGATCAAGATCGGCGTCAACTATGAGCTGTCGGGCACCGTGGCCTCCTATGGCTCATCGAACGTCAAGGGCATCGAGATGGCCATTGACGAGATCAACGCCGCTGGGGGAGTGCGGGGCAAGCAGCTCAAGGAGGTCAAGTACGACTCGAAGTCCGAGCCGGCCGAGGCCACCACGCTGGCGACAAAGCTGACCAGTCAGGACAAGGTCGTCACCATCATCGGGCCGGCCACTTCCGGGTCCTTCAAGGCAACCATCCCCGTGGCCAACAAGCACGAGGTGCCGGTGGTCTCCGGGTCGGCGACCGCCAACGATGCAACCGTCCTGCACGGCAAGGTGCAGCCGTATGCCTTCCGCACCTGCTTCTCCGACAACTACCAGGGCACCGGGATGGCCGATTACGCGGTCAAGCGCATGAAGGCCACCAGGGCAGTCATCATCAAGGACAACTCCTCGGACTACTCCAAGGGCCTGGCCGAGAGCTTCCGCCAGAAGATGACCGAGGAGGGTGGCACCATCACCAATGAGGTCACCTACAACACCGGTGACCAGGACTTCAATGCGATCCTGACCAGCATCAAGAACCAGAAGTTCGATGTGATCTACCTGCCCGGCTATTACGCCGAGGCCGGCCTCATCATCAAGCAGGCCCGCGCGCAGGGCATCGATACGCCGATCCTTGGTGGCGACGGCTGGGACAGCCCGAAGCTGGAGGACCTGGCCGGGGACTCCGCCCTGAACAATGTCTTCTTCTCCAACCACTACTCCTCGCTGGACCCCTCGGCCCAGGTGCAGGACTTCATCAAGGCCTACAAGGCCCGCTACGGAGCGGAACCCGATGCCTTCAATGCGCTGGGCTATGACACGGCCAAGTTCGTGGCGGACTCGATCAACCGGGCCAGCAGCATCGACGGACCGTCGATCGCACAGGCCATGGCCACGACCACGAACTTCAGCGGCGTCACCGGCACCTTCAGCATGGACGCCAACCACAACCCCGTGAAGTCAATCGTCGTGGTGGGGCTGACAAACGGCAAGCAGGCATCCAGCGAGAGCTACAAGGCCTCCTGA
- a CDS encoding ABC transporter ATP-binding protein codes for MSQPILTVEHLTRNFGGLAALSDMSMTLNRGELVGLIGPNGAGKTTVFNMLTGVYAPSSGSITFDEHGTAVELGGRKPNAICRAGVARTFQNIRLFKELTVLENVVSAMQLQESYGLLATFGHTPVWKRSEADIRQRSREMLGILGLADKESELARNLPYGDQRHLEIARALATAPSLLLLDEPAAGMNPAETAELTTLISWIRENFDLTILLIEHDMSLVMTICERIYVLDHGIVIASGTPDEVQHDPQVIEAYLGQEASDV; via the coding sequence ATGAGCCAACCCATCCTCACCGTTGAGCACCTGACCAGGAACTTCGGGGGACTGGCGGCGCTGTCCGATATGTCCATGACGCTGAACCGCGGCGAGCTGGTGGGGCTCATCGGCCCGAACGGTGCCGGCAAGACGACCGTGTTCAACATGCTCACCGGTGTCTATGCCCCTTCCAGCGGCTCCATCACCTTCGACGAGCACGGCACTGCGGTGGAGCTCGGCGGGCGCAAGCCCAATGCGATCTGTCGGGCCGGTGTGGCACGCACCTTCCAGAACATCCGACTGTTCAAGGAACTGACGGTGCTGGAGAATGTGGTCAGCGCCATGCAGTTGCAGGAGAGCTACGGCCTGCTCGCCACCTTCGGGCACACGCCGGTCTGGAAGCGCAGCGAGGCCGACATCCGGCAGCGCAGCCGCGAGATGCTCGGCATCCTGGGACTGGCGGACAAGGAATCAGAGCTGGCCCGCAACCTTCCCTACGGCGACCAGCGACACCTGGAGATCGCGCGGGCCCTTGCCACCGCCCCCTCGCTGTTGCTGCTGGACGAGCCCGCGGCCGGCATGAATCCCGCCGAGACCGCCGAGCTCACCACGCTGATCAGCTGGATCCGTGAGAACTTTGACCTGACGATCCTGCTCATCGAACACGACATGAGCCTGGTGATGACCATCTGCGAGCGTATCTACGTGCTCGACCACGGCATCGTGATCGCCTCGGGAACCCCCGATGAGGTGCAGCACGATCCACAGGTGATCGAGGCATACCTGGGCCAGGAGGCCAGCGATGTTTGA
- a CDS encoding glycerophosphodiester phosphodiesterase family protein, which produces MSRRRTADDYEFFDAPFAAMAHRGGWDALVPARFENSLLAFEHAVNDLGYRYVETDVHATADGVLVALHDTRLDRVTDMHGAVAGLPWRVVRRARIGGSEPVPTMDEVFEALPNTRINIDIKESGAIAPLAAAIRAHRAEDRVCVASFSPRRLAGFRALMGDRVATSVSVGAVAWSAYVPWLPRVLNSGAQVFQIPTSQAFGAVGIPVLTRNLARVAASRAMRIHVWTIDQSDEMVQLMDSGVDGIVSNRIDVLRRVARERALW; this is translated from the coding sequence GTGTCCCGACGCCGTACTGCCGATGACTACGAATTCTTTGACGCCCCGTTTGCGGCGATGGCCCATCGGGGAGGCTGGGATGCGTTGGTCCCGGCCCGGTTCGAGAACAGCCTGCTCGCCTTCGAGCATGCGGTGAACGACCTCGGATACCGGTACGTGGAAACAGACGTGCACGCCACGGCGGATGGCGTGCTGGTTGCCCTTCACGACACCCGGCTGGATCGGGTCACTGATATGCACGGAGCCGTGGCCGGGCTGCCCTGGCGGGTGGTGCGTCGGGCACGGATCGGCGGATCGGAACCCGTTCCGACGATGGACGAGGTGTTCGAGGCCCTGCCCAACACCCGGATCAACATCGACATCAAGGAATCGGGAGCAATCGCCCCGCTTGCGGCGGCGATCCGGGCCCATCGGGCCGAGGACCGGGTGTGCGTCGCCAGCTTCAGCCCGCGTCGACTGGCCGGGTTCCGGGCCCTGATGGGCGATCGGGTGGCGACGTCGGTGTCCGTGGGCGCGGTGGCGTGGAGCGCCTATGTGCCCTGGCTGCCCCGGGTGCTCAACTCGGGTGCGCAGGTCTTCCAGATCCCCACGTCCCAGGCGTTCGGCGCGGTGGGGATACCGGTGCTCACCCGGAATCTGGCGCGCGTGGCAGCTTCGCGGGCCATGAGGATCCACGTATGGACGATCGACCAGTCCGACGAGATGGTGCAACTCATGGACAGTGGAGTGGACGGCATCGTGTCGAACCGCATCGATGTGCTGCGCCGGGTGGCCCGCGAGCGCGCACTATGGTGA
- a CDS encoding branched-chain amino acid ABC transporter permease, protein MDQILQQLVNGASLGSVYALIALGYTMIYGIIQLINFAHGDVYMVGAYVGYACMAHFHLGFFTSLVVAMAVCTVLGVVIERVAYKPLRKSSRIAVLITAIGVSFLLEYTMMFFVGADVRSYPPLPHWMQVSWHLGGVIITSLQVLIFAIAVALMIALQLIVRRTRLGKAMRAVSQDADAARLMGINVNNTISFTFALGSALAGAAGVLVAVYYNSINPLMGMVPGLKAFIAAVLGGIGLLPGALIGGYFIGVVETFVSGTGFSTFKDAVVYALLIIILVVKPSGLLGKNEKEKV, encoded by the coding sequence GTGGATCAGATCCTGCAACAGCTGGTGAATGGGGCGTCACTCGGCAGTGTCTACGCCCTGATCGCCCTCGGCTATACGATGATCTACGGCATCATCCAGCTGATCAACTTCGCCCACGGTGACGTGTACATGGTGGGCGCCTACGTGGGTTATGCATGCATGGCGCACTTCCACCTGGGCTTCTTCACCTCGTTGGTGGTGGCGATGGCCGTGTGCACCGTGCTCGGCGTCGTGATCGAACGTGTCGCCTACAAGCCGCTGCGCAAATCAAGTCGAATAGCCGTGCTCATCACGGCCATCGGGGTGAGCTTCCTCCTCGAGTACACCATGATGTTCTTCGTCGGGGCCGATGTGCGCTCCTACCCGCCGCTGCCACATTGGATGCAGGTCTCATGGCACCTGGGCGGGGTGATCATCACCTCCCTGCAGGTGCTGATCTTCGCCATCGCCGTGGCCCTCATGATCGCCCTGCAACTCATCGTGCGGCGCACGCGGCTGGGCAAGGCGATGCGTGCCGTCTCCCAGGACGCCGATGCGGCCCGCCTCATGGGCATCAATGTGAACAACACGATCTCGTTCACCTTCGCGCTGGGGTCGGCGCTCGCCGGCGCCGCCGGAGTGCTCGTGGCGGTGTACTACAACTCGATCAATCCGCTGATGGGCATGGTGCCCGGCCTGAAGGCGTTCATCGCCGCAGTCCTCGGCGGAATCGGACTGCTGCCCGGGGCACTGATCGGCGGTTACTTCATCGGCGTGGTCGAGACCTTCGTGTCGGGCACCGGCTTCTCGACGTTCAAGGACGCCGTCGTCTATGCGCTGTTGATCATCATCCTCGTCGTCAAACCATCCGGCCTGCTCGGCAAGAACGAGAAGGAGAAGGTGTGA
- a CDS encoding branched-chain amino acid ABC transporter permease, giving the protein MSGSQTLGLDTSTTPSRSFVHASWFRKTVLLAAVYLVVLLLVQADVINDYRLITIATICINIVLATSLNLITGFTGQFSLGHAGFMAIGAYVTALVTIQIDSVWGFVLGLLAGALLASLVGLLIGLPTLRLRGDYLAIVTLGMAEIIRIVLLNLKVTNGAAGLQGIPQFVNWTWLFILTAGSVVLISNYLHSRHGRDSIAVREDEIAAESIGVNSTRTKTMSFMVGAFFGGIAGGMYASFFYFIKPDTFNFMKSVDILVIVVLGGLGSLSGSVIAAILLAIVSTLLQPFPEIRMILYALILILIMIFRPQGLMGSRELSVKLFSRLIPGRARKERTR; this is encoded by the coding sequence ATGAGTGGCTCCCAGACCCTTGGGCTCGACACGTCCACGACCCCCTCACGTTCCTTCGTGCACGCCAGTTGGTTCCGCAAGACGGTGCTGCTCGCGGCCGTCTACCTGGTGGTGCTCCTGCTCGTCCAGGCCGATGTGATCAATGACTACCGCCTGATCACCATCGCCACCATCTGCATCAACATCGTGCTCGCCACCAGCCTCAACCTGATCACCGGTTTCACCGGACAGTTCTCGTTGGGTCACGCCGGGTTCATGGCGATCGGCGCCTATGTGACGGCCCTGGTCACCATTCAGATCGACTCGGTGTGGGGATTCGTCCTGGGCCTGTTGGCCGGTGCCCTGCTGGCCTCCCTGGTCGGGCTGTTAATCGGCCTGCCGACCCTGCGGCTGCGCGGCGACTATCTCGCCATCGTCACCCTCGGCATGGCCGAGATCATCCGCATCGTCCTGCTCAACCTCAAGGTGACCAATGGTGCTGCTGGCCTCCAGGGCATTCCCCAGTTCGTCAACTGGACCTGGCTGTTCATCCTCACCGCCGGCAGCGTCGTGCTGATCTCGAACTACCTGCATTCGCGCCACGGGCGGGATTCGATCGCCGTGCGCGAGGACGAGATCGCCGCCGAGTCCATCGGCGTGAACTCCACCCGCACCAAGACGATGAGCTTCATGGTGGGTGCCTTCTTCGGTGGCATCGCCGGGGGGATGTACGCGTCGTTCTTCTACTTCATCAAGCCGGACACCTTCAACTTCATGAAGTCGGTCGACATCCTGGTGATCGTGGTGCTGGGCGGACTCGGGTCCCTGTCGGGATCGGTCATCGCGGCAATCCTGCTGGCCATCGTGTCAACGCTGCTCCAGCCCTTCCCCGAGATTCGCATGATCCTGTACGCGCTGATCCTGATCCTCATCATGATCTTCCGACCACAAGGACTCATGGGCTCGCGTGAGCTCAGCGTCAAGCTGTTCTCGCGCCTGATCCCCGGCCGCGCACGAAAGGAGCGGACGCGATGA
- a CDS encoding UDP-N-acetylglucosamine 1-carboxyvinyltransferase, giving the protein MTQETTPARIGRLIRDARKQRGMTQNQLAEELSTSQSAIHRIESGHQNLSLETINRIAGALESPLIVPGNSSTLNFRIGGETHLSGSIETRSSKNAAVALLCACLLNQGRTVLKGIAHIEEVNRLLEVLTSIGVDASWSPDGKDLTLQRPETLDLENMDVAAARRTRSILMFMGPLSRFFSEFRLPYAGGCDLGVRTVEPHMQSLRHFGVNVLATEGFYRASVTRTGPDTRHIVLTERGDTVTENTLMAAAVSPGVSVIRNASSNYMVQDLCAFLMLLGVEIDGVGTTTLTVRGLSEAPSMDVSYEISEDPIEAMSLITAAVVTKSELTITRVPIEFTEIELSILGEEMGLHYGLSSEYKSGNGLTRLVDLTIYPSELKAPPDKIHPMPFPGLNIDNLPFFAVLAATAHGQTMIHDWVFENRAIHLLQLNQLGAHVQLLDPHRLIVQGPTRWRGREMVSPPALRPAVTIMLAMLAATGTSVLHDVYVINRGYEDLPARLNALGADIETFYD; this is encoded by the coding sequence GTGACTCAGGAAACTACGCCCGCCAGGATCGGCCGGCTCATCCGCGACGCGCGCAAGCAGCGCGGCATGACGCAGAATCAGCTCGCTGAAGAACTCAGCACCAGCCAGAGCGCGATCCACAGGATCGAGTCCGGGCACCAGAACCTCTCCCTCGAGACGATCAACCGGATCGCCGGGGCGCTCGAGTCTCCCCTCATCGTGCCGGGGAACTCCAGCACCCTCAACTTCCGGATCGGTGGCGAGACCCACCTGTCAGGGTCCATCGAGACCCGGTCGAGCAAGAACGCCGCAGTGGCCCTGCTGTGTGCCTGCCTGCTCAACCAGGGGCGCACGGTGCTGAAGGGAATAGCGCACATCGAGGAGGTCAACCGCCTGCTGGAGGTGCTCACGAGCATCGGAGTGGACGCCAGTTGGTCGCCTGACGGCAAGGACCTCACCCTGCAGCGCCCGGAGACCCTTGACCTGGAGAACATGGACGTCGCAGCAGCGCGCCGGACGCGTTCGATCCTGATGTTCATGGGCCCACTCAGTCGGTTCTTCTCAGAGTTCCGCCTTCCTTACGCAGGCGGCTGCGACCTGGGCGTGCGCACCGTGGAACCGCACATGCAGTCACTGCGCCACTTCGGGGTCAACGTGCTGGCCACCGAGGGCTTCTACCGCGCCAGCGTCACCCGCACCGGGCCGGACACCCGGCACATCGTGCTCACCGAGCGTGGTGACACGGTGACGGAGAACACCCTGATGGCGGCGGCGGTCTCGCCGGGCGTGAGTGTCATCCGCAATGCCAGCTCCAACTACATGGTGCAGGACCTGTGCGCCTTCCTGATGCTGCTCGGGGTGGAGATCGATGGCGTGGGTACCACCACCCTCACCGTCCGGGGCCTGTCGGAGGCGCCCAGCATGGACGTGTCCTATGAGATCAGTGAGGACCCGATCGAGGCCATGAGCCTGATCACCGCCGCCGTGGTGACCAAGTCGGAACTCACCATCACCCGCGTGCCGATCGAGTTCACCGAGATCGAACTGTCGATCCTCGGCGAGGAGATGGGCCTGCACTACGGGCTGAGCAGCGAGTACAAGTCGGGCAATGGACTCACCCGCCTGGTCGACCTGACGATCTATCCCAGCGAGTTGAAGGCCCCGCCGGACAAGATCCACCCGATGCCCTTCCCCGGCCTCAACATCGACAACCTTCCCTTCTTCGCCGTGCTGGCCGCCACGGCCCACGGCCAGACCATGATCCATGACTGGGTGTTCGAGAACCGGGCGATCCACCTGCTCCAGCTCAACCAGCTCGGGGCCCACGTGCAGTTGCTCGACCCGCACCGCCTCATCGTGCAGGGCCCGACCCGCTGGCGCGGACGCGAGATGGTCTCCCCCCCGGCGCTGCGCCCTGCGGTCACCATCATGCTGGCCATGCTGGCCGCCACCGGAACCAGCGTGCTGCACGACGTCTACGTGATCAATCGCGGATACGAGGACCTGCCGGCCAGGCTCAACGCCCTGGGCGCCGACATCGAGACCTTCTACGACTGA
- a CDS encoding polyprenol monophosphomannose synthase has product MVDHSESLDKVLVIIPTYNEAENIESIVERLRQAVPQADALIADDNSPDGTGDIADRLAADDDHIHVLHRAGKQGLAAAYVAGFRWGLERGYDVLVEMDADGSHQPQFLPSMLNALRDADMVKGSRWMPGGEVVDYDKKREWLSRLANIWVQASMNIPVRDTTGGFNAFRASALRKMNLDTIASKGYTFQIDLTRRVLDDGGIVREVPISFPDREKGESKMSGSIIGEALLRTTQWGAQRRGAQVAQFAREAADRVEPLVDRVKDKLD; this is encoded by the coding sequence ATGGTCGACCACAGCGAGTCGCTCGACAAGGTTCTGGTTATCATCCCGACCTACAACGAGGCGGAAAACATCGAGTCGATCGTCGAACGACTGAGGCAGGCAGTTCCCCAGGCCGATGCCCTCATTGCCGACGACAATTCCCCGGACGGAACCGGCGACATCGCCGATCGCCTGGCAGCCGACGATGATCACATCCACGTGCTGCACCGGGCCGGCAAGCAGGGCCTGGCCGCCGCCTACGTCGCAGGTTTCCGCTGGGGCCTGGAACGTGGCTATGACGTCCTGGTGGAGATGGATGCGGACGGTTCCCACCAGCCGCAATTCCTGCCGTCGATGCTGAACGCCCTGCGCGATGCTGACATGGTCAAGGGTTCACGGTGGATGCCCGGCGGTGAAGTCGTCGACTACGACAAGAAGCGCGAGTGGCTCTCGCGGCTCGCCAACATCTGGGTGCAGGCCAGCATGAACATCCCCGTGCGCGACACCACCGGCGGTTTCAATGCCTTCCGGGCCTCCGCACTGCGAAAGATGAACCTGGACACCATCGCGTCGAAGGGATACACCTTCCAGATCGACCTCACCCGTCGCGTGCTTGACGACGGTGGGATCGTGCGGGAGGTGCCCATCAGCTTCCCCGACCGCGAGAAGGGGGAGTCCAAGATGAGTGGATCGATCATCGGCGAGGCATTGCTGCGCACCACGCAGTGGGGTGCCCAGCGTCGAGGTGCCCAGGTGGCCCAATTCGCCCGCGAAGCCGCCGACCGGGTGGAACCGCTGGTCGACCGGGTCAAGGACAAGCTCGACTGA